Proteins from one Ricinus communis isolate WT05 ecotype wild-type chromosome 9, ASM1957865v1, whole genome shotgun sequence genomic window:
- the LOC125371177 gene encoding uncharacterized protein LOC125371177, translating into MPRSAKFLKEVFSNKRKFKDLAFMTLKEECSVIFQKMLPEKKHNPGSFTIPYVIGDLTICEALVDLGATINVMPYNLFAKLGLEETKPTTMSIQLIDSSAKYPRGVAENVLIKVDKFIFPVHFVILNKR; encoded by the coding sequence atgcCTAGGTCTgcgaagttcttaaaggaggtttttagcaacaaaaggaagttTAAGGACTTGGCATTCATGACGCTAAAAGAGGAATGTTCAGTGATTTTCCAAAAAATGTTACCGGAAAAGAAACATaatccagggagttttactatcccttaTGTTATAGGTGACCTAACTATTTGTGAAGCTTTAGTTGATTTAGGAGCTACCATTAATGTAATGCCATATAACCTGTTTGCTAAGTTGGGGCTGGAAGAGACGAAACCTACTACGATGAGTATACAACTAATTGATAGTTCAGCCAAGTATCCTAGGGGTGTTGCAGAGAATGTGCTTATTAAGGTggataaattcatatttcctGTTCACTTTGTGATcttaaacaaaagataa